The Actinomadura graeca nucleotide sequence GTGGCGCCCATGGCTCACCTTCGTCCGGGAGGCGACGCGGCGCGGCGTCCGGGTCCGGCGGGCGCGGATCGTCTCCGAGCCGGTGAGCGAGTACATCCGGTTCGAGTACGACGGCACGTTCACCAACATCTACGCGGGCGAGCAGGTGCGCTGGCTGCCCCGGCGCCGGGCGTCCGGGCTGTGCCTGCCCGGCAACGACTTCTGGCTGTTCGACGGGGAGCTGGTCCTGTGGAACCACTTCGACGGGGACGGCCGGTCCCAGCCGAAGGAGACCACCACCGACACGATCATGGTCAAGACCTGTTCGTCGGCGTTCGAGGCGGTGTGGGAGCGCGGAGTCGACCACGCGGACTACCTGCCCGTGTGATCCTTGCCGTCCCCGAGCCGCCATGTCCGCCACCTCACCGTCGTCCAGCGCCCAGCAGGCCCGGCGCGCCCTCGCCGGCCGCCTCCGCGAGCTGCGCCTCGACGCGGGCCTGACCGGCCGGGACCTCGCCGCCCGGGCCGGGTG carries:
- a CDS encoding DUF6879 family protein, with amino-acid sequence MTTVTTAAELLRTARFTAVHLEMRDVYAMDGEDEDFEEWRTGHRDDPADPDSWWRPWLTFVREATRRGVRVRRARIVSEPVSEYIRFEYDGTFTNIYAGEQVRWLPRRRASGLCLPGNDFWLFDGELVLWNHFDGDGRSQPKETTTDTIMVKTCSSAFEAVWERGVDHADYLPV